In the Malus domestica chromosome 16, GDT2T_hap1 genome, one interval contains:
- the LOC139193100 gene encoding uncharacterized protein: MAINMEIIALEVYGDSKLIINQLLTEYEVRKDDLVPYFRLETQLLRRFEVLTLEHVPRKENQMADALANLASSMTLGEDKVADVPVCRRWVIPLVIEMLLDDTNVISVLPIDVEEWRQPLIDYLEHGKLPDDPRHRFEIRRRAPRFLYYKETLYQRSFK, translated from the coding sequence atggcaatcaacatggaaatcatagCCCTCGAGGTATATggtgactccaagctcataatcaatcaactcttgactgaatatgaggtaaggaaagatgatcttgtcccatacttccggctggAAACTCAATTGCTACGAAGGTTTGAGGTTTTaacactagaacatgtgccaagaaaagaaaatcaaatggcagacgctcttgctaacctagcctcaagcatgacattaggagaagacAAAGTTGCAGACGTGCCAGTTTGCCGAAGATGGGTGATCCCCCTCGTCATTGAAATGCTACTGGATGATACGaatgtcatctcagtacttccaaTCGATGTTGAAGAGTGGAGACAACCGCTGATCGACTACTTAgagcatggaaaacttccagatgatcctagacaccgctttgaaatacgtcgacgagcacctcgcttcctctactacaaagaaacactctaccaGCGCTCTTTCaaatga